From the Populus nigra chromosome 13, ddPopNigr1.1, whole genome shotgun sequence genome, the window TAGACCTACTTTTAGGCTTCAACTTTATACAACCAATTGTTATATCCTCGGACTATTCAGAAACTGTTTTTTATTGGTCCACTCACATCAATGCATTTTACCTAATAAATCCAGTTGACCATTGACCATTTGTTATATATCATGTTTGACGATCCATAGGATGCCAATTACCGTGATCAGTGGGAAGAGTTTTTATGCTGCTCAAGAGTCCTGAACTCGGGATTATAGCTGGtgggtgaatgtgaagttgtcTTTGATGCAGCCGGCAAGTCCAAATGCGCACTTGGTACGTAGAAGAGCCTTCGTTCGTATTCTCCATCACCACCTTTGCTGCCTCATGCTCCTCCTGAAGACTGTATCGATGTTTTTAACCCACGGATAAGAGGATTCTTTGCAATCAACTTTAAATCCTAGATAATAGTGCTTATCCAGGGAAAAAAACATACTCCAATAATTACTTTGTGCATGGCTGGTAGCTTGGACTGATGGATGGATATATAATGACTGCTGGGTTGGAATGGTTGATAGAGATGGAACAGTGCTAGCTCATGTTGGTGTTGAAACCATAATGTAAATGATTTTGAATACCATAATAAGTAcaaagaacttttgagagtgtttggaaacgcaggttaattcttgattttttttaaattatttttttatgttttggatcgttttaatgcgttgatttcaaaaataatttttaaaaaataaaaaattatcattttgatgtatttcgacatgaaaagtattttaaaaagcaaccacaacaacACTCTCAGATCTTTAGATGAaggaatgtattttttttttcttgttggttTCTTATAACTTGTATCTTTTCTCTTATtggtttcttaaaatttaaattgtcgGATGGATGGGACATTAAACAATCATATAATTATCACTAAATAATATGATACTAATCAGTCCTTAATTGTTAAACTCATATAATTATCACTTTGATCAACCATAAACTATGTCTATTTCATAATATGTTTTCTAACACGAGTTAATtatcaagatttatttttcaattaattaaggTATTTTTTCCCCTCACTTGTAGCTTGAAGTACTCTGAACTCTAGTGGCTAAAGAAGGAATACACCATCCTAACTATTACACCAACACCTCAAGTAAACTATTCAAGGAATTTGATTactttttcattataatttaatttttccttctaatctattgtaattactttatttaactatatattgCTTTGGTGTTCGGAATCCTTGTCTTCTACATAATTTTTTCACTCTAAGTTTCTTACAATTTATTAACTTACTATACCTTATCAAGTGTAATTGTCATTAATTACAATTCCGGCATTAATTgacattaattaatcatttaaaaattattgcatTAAATCATGGCTTATTAATTAACGAATTATTTTTAGGGCTCgtagaattagtcgagatacgcgtaagctgacccggacatccatgttaattaaaaaaaaattaactaattataaCACATTTGTTCCTTTTTCAAATGATGAAACAATATATccgatcaattttttttatttttaattctttgcaCGTGAAATAACATTTCAATCATCTTCGCCATTATTAATTCGTTAATTtaataaacacaaattttcattatttccattttattttcttgagcaattctcatttgatttcaaaattgagaCCACCTGCCAGTCTTTGAGTTGGAATCCGGCAGTTGTGACTTCTTACTGTCATCGTCAAATGCATCAAGAAaacattgttaaaaatattatttagattaaaaattaaaaatatcttcccTTATGTCACTATCTATATAAACCTTGTTCTCCACCCACAGCAACCCACCATGCTTACAAAGAATTTGTCCTTCACCATGGACTACATGTACTACTGCCTTGCTTTCTTCCTCTCCAGCTTTCTTCTATTCAAACTTGTATTCCAACGTTCCCGCAACTTACCACCAAGTCCTTTCGGTTTTCCGATCATAGGCCATCTCCACCTTGTCTCGAAGCCACCAATGCATAAAGTGCTAGCAATTCTTTCAAATAAATGCGGTCCAGTTTTTACTCTTAAATTAGGCAGCAGAAACATTGTTGCTGTTTGTTCTTTATCAGCTGCTGAAGAATGTTTCATCAAGAATGATATAGTTTTTGCCAACAGGCCTCAGAGCATATTTGTCCATTATTGGAGCTACAACTACGCTGCCTTTTTATTCGCTCCGTATGGCCATCTCTGGCGGGCTCTGAGGCGTTTCTCGGTCACTGAACTGTTTTCTCGAAGCTGCCTCGATAGGTCTACTGCCATTACCGAAGAAGTCCGCACCCTTGTCCGCCTGATTCTGTCCAAAGTCTCTGATGATGGAGCCAAGAAGGTGGACTTGAATTATTTCTTCACAGTCACCTCTCTCAATGTAATTATGAAGATGAATGCTGGAAAGAAGTGGGTGGAAGAGGAGAAAGCTGCCTGTATCGATTCAGGAAAGCAGTGTATTGAGGATGTCCAAAAGATATTCCCTTCAAATCCAGCGACCCCcttgttggatttttttccaTATTTGAAATGGTTTGGGTACAAGGGGGAGGAGGAGAGTGTGATAAAGGTGTACAAAGAGAGGGATGAATTCTTGCAGGGCTTGATAGAAGAGGTGAAACGAAAGGAAACAAGTTCAGTTACAAGTAATCCTGCTGAAGGAGTGAAGGATCAGACAACTGTGATTGGAAGTCTATTGGCCCTCCAAAAATCAGACCCTGAATTGTATACGGATGAAGTTGTCAAGGGTACCATGGCGGTAAGAAACTTACGGGCCCTTCGAAGTTTTACATGTTTTCTAAGGCTCTCTtgaatttataagatttttaaaggTGTTCTTAGAAATGGCccctcaaaaacaaaaattgtacGGTTTGCATGGTCACCCCACTTTCCAAAGTCTGGATATCCCTAGTTAAAATTAAgcaatattaatatttgtaaTTGTCTTAGACTGAGCATGAATTTTTCATCTTCCGCAGACACTCTATTTGGCAGGAGTAGATACAGTAGATTTCACTACGGAATGGGCAATGACATTTCTGCTGAACCATCCAGAGAGATTAGAGAGGGTGAAAGCGGAGATTGACAGGGAAGTCGGACAGGAGCGCCTGGTACAAGAGTCTGATCTTCCCAAGCTAAGATATGTCCGTTGTATCGTTAATGAGACCCTTCGTTTGTATCCTCCAGCCCCACTTTTGCTGCCTCACGCACCATCTGAAGACTGCATCGTAGGTGGATACAAGATACCACGAGGCACGATTGTGATGGTGAATGCATGGGCCATACATAGGGATCCCAAGTTGTGGGAAGATCCTGAGGGCTTCAAGCCGGAGAGATTTGAAGGTCTTAATAATGAAGGGGAAAAACAAGGATTCATCCCTTTCGGTATTGGGAGAAGGGCTTGCCCTGGAAATCACATGGCCATGCGCAGGGTGATGTTGGCATTGGCTGCGCTTATTCAGTGCTTTGAATGGGAAAGAGTCGGGCAGCAACTGGTAGATATGAGCATAGTAGATGCTCTTATCTCTGTACAAAAGGCTAAGCCTTTGGAGGCTTTTTGTACTCCTCGTCCTTTCACAACTACTCTCATCTCTCCACCCTAATCCCAACTGTGGCTTTCTACGGAACCATTTCTATTTGGAATTGAACTTCCGGGTCAACAGAACTATCTCTAGTAGGAAATAAAAGTTCGAAGTCTACTTTGCTTTGTAATCCAATCCCGAACTAGTTACTTATTAAACTTATAATGAATAACGATCCACGTCAAAAATACTATCATCTAGAGAAAATATTGAAGAGTGtaatattaattaagtattttaaatattataaaaaatattttataatatttatatatattatatggatTTGATAATGATATGGCTTCTAACAATGCtcagttttatatttttcattttacaaaacaaatctATGATATGTGGTGTATTCAATACAAGGCAATACTAAGTGTCACAGGGTCAATTTTTCGTTCTCGCAAGAGACCTCGCGCGGCAGTCTAGTCTCGCTAGACTCAGCCTTTCCCTCGCCTATTCACTCGTGTTTTGCCTACGACTAGTTTGTCCCACAAACCCAAGAGATCTCCACACTCTTACAATGTCACAAGCAAGCGGAATAACACTTAatgaatatgaataaaatataaaacacagCAGATTATAGGAACAAGTCCCAACCTTTTCATTAACTCAATTAAAGGATTACACAAAGTCCTTCTTGTGTGCTATGCCCAATCCGTCCTGCATGCTACACATTTTACAGCCTATCTATTTACAAGATATGGAAGTTACAATGTAGAAACTACCCCTAACTTCCTGCACAACTGGagcacccattatcccatgttcaACCAACTTCTTCCCCACATAAGAAACTGCCGCAAACTGCCGATAACTGCTCCCAAAACTGCCACAAATGCATTGGCATGTTCTCCCACAAGCCAACTGCCCACTGCCAGCATAACTGCCTCGCATGCCTTGGACCGTCCGCTGTCCAAGTTATCGTCAACCCCTGCTGCCGATTTTGTTGACGCTGCCGAATTCACCAGCGCTTCTGAATTCCCCACTGTCTCATCGTGTCATCCCAGCACTGTTTCGTCAAGCCTTGGACAATCCTCGCCCAAGCCCCAACTCTTGTCAGCATACTGCCTTGCTAGCTGTTGTGTGCTGCCGCACACACACTCTGCCAATTTTCGCTACTGTCACGCGAGCTGCCACCCCGTAGCTACTGTCCAGCAATGCTTTTCGTCAGCCTATGCCTTGACAGATTTTAACCCTGTGACACTAAGATCAGAAGAGTTATGAGAGTTAATTGAAAAAGATTATACTgaactagaataaaaaaaaaaggcaacaatGACTAATGTAGAAAGACAAACATTGagagaattgagaaaaaaataataataaggtttTATTCATGATTTATCAAGGACTGGATGAAGTAACTCTTGAAATGGTGACACCAACAAAGACATCAAAAAAAGCATGGGAAATGCTTAACAAGATATACAGTGTagttgaaatgataaaaaagggaCGATTGCAAGTGTTGAGAAGAGACTTTAAGAAGTTgagtaaagaaaataatgagaCGGTTCTAAATTACTTAACAAAAGCAATCTTTTCAGTGCACCAGATAAGAAGGAATGCCAAGCATTTCCAAAAGGTCATCGATGGTTATGGTTTTAATAAAGATGAAGTTATTAAGGAGCAAACtataaaaactcattaattCGAGACCAAAAGATGCATAACATCATTGAGATttcatataatgtttttttctgaCAGACATGGagttcattttttgtttttctcactaCATTCTGTATCAATATAACCTGTAAAAGGGAAtgggaaaaaacaaatttaatcagAAGATGAAGATAATTTCAATTCCTAAAGGTGGGGCAGAGCTAGAGAAATGGAGAAGATGCATGGAGGAACAACTTTAAATCCTAGATATTTCTTATCAAGGAAAAAAC encodes:
- the LOC133671378 gene encoding cytochrome P450 81C13-like, with the protein product MLTKNLSFTMDYMYYCLAFFLSSFLLFKLVFQRSRNLPPSPFGFPIIGHLHLVSKPPMHKVLAILSNKCGPVFTLKLGSRNIVAVCSLSAAEECFIKNDIVFANRPQSIFVHYWSYNYAAFLFAPYGHLWRALRRFSVTELFSRSCLDRSTAITEEVRTLVRLILSKVSDDGAKKVDLNYFFTVTSLNVIMKMNAGKKWVEEEKAACIDSGKQCIEDVQKIFPSNPATPLLDFFPYLKWFGYKGEEESVIKVYKERDEFLQGLIEEVKRKETSSVTSNPAEGVKDQTTVIGSLLALQKSDPELYTDEVVKGTMATLYLAGVDTVDFTTEWAMTFLLNHPERLERVKAEIDREVGQERLVQESDLPKLRYVRCIVNETLRLYPPAPLLLPHAPSEDCIVGGYKIPRGTIVMVNAWAIHRDPKLWEDPEGFKPERFEGLNNEGEKQGFIPFGIGRRACPGNHMAMRRVMLALAALIQCFEWERVGQQLVDMSIVDALISVQKAKPLEAFCTPRPFTTTLISPP